The Roseovarius indicus genome has a segment encoding these proteins:
- a CDS encoding glycerate kinase type-2 family protein produces the protein MQDPLPFLRRLFDRAVEVADPMQSLAACLPPKPEGRLVVVGAGKASARMAEAVEAVYGPCEGLVITRYGYARPCKGIEIVEAAHPVPDEAGTKATRRMLDLLEGLGEDDVVLALISGGGSALLNAPAGGITLDEKRQLTDALLSSGAPIGDINGIRKQISAVKGGKLAAAAYPARMLALMISDVPGDNPADIASGPTVGDTGDAQRALDTLDRWKVTPPESVTAYLRKGGDPLAPDDERLSRVENVIYAAPSQSLDAAAELGRSEGCEVQVLGDALEGEAREIAARHARQALEAQASLTPGAAPLLLLSGGELTVTRRGDGVGGPNAEYALALALALDGAPGIHAIACDTDGVDGAAEVAGAVIGPDTLTKGPDAAEALNRNDAHSFFDNIGDQVVTGPTLTNVNDFRAILIEPLS, from the coding sequence ATGCAAGACCCCCTCCCCTTCCTGCGCCGCCTGTTCGACCGGGCGGTCGAGGTCGCCGACCCGATGCAGAGCCTCGCCGCCTGCCTGCCGCCGAAACCCGAGGGCCGGCTCGTGGTGGTCGGCGCCGGCAAGGCCAGCGCCCGGATGGCCGAGGCGGTCGAGGCGGTCTACGGCCCCTGCGAGGGGCTGGTCATCACCCGCTACGGCTATGCCCGCCCCTGCAAGGGCATCGAGATCGTCGAAGCTGCCCACCCGGTGCCCGACGAGGCCGGCACGAAGGCGACCCGGCGGATGCTCGACCTGCTGGAAGGGCTCGGCGAAGATGACGTCGTGCTTGCCCTCATTTCGGGCGGCGGCTCGGCCCTGCTGAACGCCCCCGCCGGGGGCATCACGCTCGACGAGAAGCGGCAGCTGACCGATGCGCTTCTCTCCAGCGGCGCGCCGATCGGCGACATCAACGGCATCCGCAAGCAGATCTCGGCGGTGAAGGGCGGCAAGCTCGCCGCCGCCGCCTACCCCGCCCGGATGCTGGCGCTGATGATCTCCGACGTGCCCGGCGACAACCCCGCCGATATCGCCAGCGGCCCGACCGTGGGCGACACGGGCGACGCCCAGCGGGCGCTCGACACGCTGGACCGCTGGAAGGTCACGCCGCCCGAGTCGGTCACGGCCTACCTCCGCAAGGGCGGCGACCCGCTGGCGCCCGATGACGAACGGCTGAGCCGGGTCGAGAACGTGATCTATGCCGCACCGTCGCAGTCACTGGATGCGGCGGCAGAACTGGGCCGCTCGGAGGGCTGCGAGGTGCAAGTCCTCGGCGACGCGCTGGAAGGCGAAGCGCGCGAGATCGCCGCCAGGCACGCCCGCCAGGCGCTGGAGGCACAGGCAAGCCTGACCCCCGGCGCCGCCCCGCTCCTGCTGCTCTCCGGCGGTGAACTCACCGTCACCCGCCGCGGCGATGGCGTGGGCGGGCCGAACGCGGAATACGCCCTCGCGCTGGCCCTCGCGCTGGATGGCGCCCCGGGCATCCATGCCATCGCCTGCGACACCGATGGTGTCGACGGCGCGGCCGAGGTCGCCGGCGCTGTCATCGGTCCGGACACCTTGACCAAAGGCCCCGACGCTGCCGAAGCACTGAACCGCAACGATGCCCACAGCTTCTTCGATAACATCGGCGATCAGGTCGTCACCGGCCCCACGCTCACGAATGTGAACGACTTCCGTGCCATCCTGATCGAACCATTGAGCTGA
- a CDS encoding DUF1643 domain-containing protein yields the protein MAEAPHDPGGKVRLRLPDGVIGGATFSDCGRYRQALTRDWTPDGAPPRTVLFIGMNPSVADAAASDPTCHRELMFAQDWGFTRYLKGNVLDWRATSPKDIPADPALACSPANIPALVEMACESELVVMAYGKLHKRYAGLVAEMIAEIATTGRPMKCLGLNMDGSAKHPLYLRKDTPLQDFPLPGA from the coding sequence ATGGCCGAGGCGCCCCATGATCCCGGCGGCAAGGTGCGGCTGCGACTGCCCGATGGCGTCATCGGCGGGGCAACGTTCTCGGATTGCGGCCGCTATCGGCAAGCTCTGACGCGGGACTGGACGCCGGATGGCGCCCCGCCCCGCACGGTGCTGTTCATCGGCATGAACCCCTCGGTGGCCGATGCTGCCGCTTCGGATCCGACCTGTCACCGCGAGTTGATGTTCGCGCAGGACTGGGGGTTCACCCGCTACCTCAAGGGCAACGTGCTCGACTGGCGGGCGACATCGCCCAAGGACATTCCCGCCGACCCGGCACTGGCCTGCAGCCCGGCGAACATTCCGGCGCTGGTCGAGATGGCGTGCGAGTCGGAGCTGGTCGTCATGGCCTATGGCAAGCTGCACAAGCGCTATGCCGGGCTGGTGGCCGAGATGATCGCGGAAATCGCCACGACCGGACGGCCGATGAAGTGTCTCGGGCTGAACATGGACGGATCGGCCAAGCATCCGCTTTACCTGCGGAAGGATACGCCGCTGCAGGATTTTCCGCTGCCGGGTGCGTGA
- the truB gene encoding tRNA pseudouridine(55) synthase TruB gives MGRKRKGRDISGWLVVDKPAGMTSTAVVNKVRWALQAKKAGHAGTLDPAATGVLAVALGEATKTVPFITDALKAYEFSVRLGQATNTDDEEGEVIASSDSRPDDEAIKAALGAFIGDIMQVPPKYSAVKIDGQRAYKLAREGEEVEIEARPLWVEELVMTDRPDPDHVTLEMVCGKGGYVRAIARDLGEALGCYGHVAWLRRIWSGPFEAEEGISIEEVDRLAHTPELDAWLRPLEDGLEGLPQVSCTEEGAVRLRNGNPGMVIARDVEYGDECWAAHKGRAVAVGRFKGGELHPSRVFNTGPLEG, from the coding sequence ATGGGACGCAAACGCAAGGGTCGCGACATTTCTGGCTGGCTGGTGGTCGACAAGCCCGCGGGCATGACCTCGACTGCCGTGGTCAACAAGGTGCGCTGGGCGCTTCAGGCGAAGAAGGCGGGTCATGCCGGCACGCTCGACCCGGCGGCGACAGGTGTGCTGGCCGTGGCGCTGGGCGAGGCGACCAAGACGGTGCCGTTCATCACCGATGCGCTGAAGGCCTACGAGTTTTCCGTGCGGCTGGGGCAGGCCACCAATACCGACGACGAGGAGGGCGAGGTGATCGCCTCCTCCGACAGCCGGCCCGACGACGAGGCCATCAAGGCGGCGCTGGGGGCCTTCATCGGCGATATCATGCAGGTGCCGCCGAAATACTCTGCCGTGAAGATCGACGGACAGCGCGCCTACAAGCTGGCGCGCGAGGGCGAGGAGGTCGAGATCGAGGCGCGCCCGCTCTGGGTCGAGGAACTGGTGATGACCGACCGCCCCGATCCCGATCATGTGACGCTGGAAATGGTCTGTGGCAAGGGCGGCTATGTGCGGGCCATTGCCCGCGACCTGGGCGAGGCGCTGGGCTGTTACGGACATGTCGCGTGGCTGCGCCGCATCTGGTCGGGGCCGTTCGAGGCGGAAGAGGGGATCAGCATCGAAGAGGTCGACAGGCTGGCGCACACGCCGGAACTCGACGCCTGGCTGCGGCCGCTGGAAGACGGGCTGGAGGGGCTGCCGCAGGTTAGCTGTACCGAGGAAGGCGCCGTGCGGCTGCGCAATGGCAACCCCGGCATGGTGATCGCCCGCGACGTCGAATATGGCGACGAGTGCTGGGCCGCCCACAAGGGGCGCGCCGTCGCGGTGGGCCGGTTCAAGGGGGGCGAACTGCACCCCTCGCGCGTGTTCAACACCGGGCCGCTGGAGGGCTGA
- a CDS encoding phosphodiester glycosidase family protein produces MRWLFALLFMASPAAALDCATVEHGGQEYTACSFDASQADLRLFLNNPNDGKLLGSFRNVERLLAEDGLTLEFAMNAGMYHQDRSPVGHYLEKGEEARGVITSEGPGNFGLLPNGVFCIGDGFAAVVETRRYKDDPPACIYATQSGPMLVIDGELHPKFLEDSDSTYIRNGVGVSDDGKTVWFAISEEPVNFHSFGSLFRDKLGTPQALYFDGNISRLYVPGLNRHDGGFPMGPIVGVVAPADN; encoded by the coding sequence ATGCGCTGGCTTTTTGCGTTGCTCTTCATGGCATCGCCCGCGGCGGCGCTCGACTGTGCAACAGTCGAGCATGGCGGGCAGGAATACACCGCCTGTTCGTTCGACGCGTCGCAGGCCGACCTGCGCCTGTTTCTCAACAATCCGAACGACGGCAAGCTGCTGGGCAGTTTCCGCAATGTCGAACGGCTTTTGGCGGAAGACGGCCTGACGCTCGAATTCGCGATGAACGCGGGGATGTACCACCAGGACAGAAGCCCGGTGGGCCATTACCTCGAGAAGGGGGAAGAGGCCCGCGGCGTCATCACCTCCGAAGGGCCGGGCAATTTCGGGCTGTTGCCGAATGGCGTGTTCTGTATCGGGGACGGGTTTGCCGCGGTGGTCGAGACGCGCCGCTACAAGGACGACCCGCCGGCGTGCATCTATGCCACGCAGTCGGGGCCGATGCTGGTGATCGACGGAGAGCTGCACCCCAAGTTCCTCGAGGACAGTGACAGCACCTATATCCGCAACGGGGTCGGGGTTTCGGACGACGGCAAGACGGTCTGGTTCGCGATCTCCGAAGAGCCGGTGAATTTCCACAGCTTCGGGTCGCTCTTCCGGGACAAGCTGGGCACGCCACAGGCGCTCTATTTCGATGGCAACATCTCGCGTCTCTACGTGCCGGGGCTGAACCGGCATGACGGCGGCTTTCCCATGGGCCCGATCGTGGGCGTGGTGGCGCCGGCTGACAATTGA
- the rbfA gene encoding 30S ribosome-binding factor RbfA has translation MAKNKFHDGPGPSQRQLRVGELIRRTLSDVLMRGDIHDPELNRLSVTVGEVRISPDLKVATAYVLPLGGEGQEDVVALLARNKGELRRIIGKKLELKYAPDLRFRIDETFDKMDETRRLFEQDNVRRDVEG, from the coding sequence ATGGCAAAGAACAAGTTTCATGATGGTCCCGGCCCGTCGCAGCGCCAGCTGCGGGTGGGCGAGCTGATCCGGCGGACGCTGTCGGACGTGCTCATGCGCGGCGACATCCACGACCCGGAGCTCAACCGCCTTTCGGTGACCGTCGGCGAGGTGCGCATCTCGCCCGACCTGAAGGTTGCGACCGCCTATGTCCTGCCGCTGGGCGGCGAGGGGCAGGAGGACGTGGTCGCCCTTCTGGCGCGCAACAAGGGTGAACTGCGGCGCATCATCGGCAAGAAGCTCGAGCTGAAATACGCCCCCGATCTGCGGTTCCGCATCGACGAGACCTTTGACAAGATGGATGAAACCCGCCGGTTGTTCGAGCAGGACAACGTGCGCCGCGACGTCGAGGGGTAA
- the dapB gene encoding 4-hydroxy-tetrahydrodipicolinate reductase yields the protein MSDVPGIVVTGASGRMGQMLIRTVMESDRAKLVGVVEREGHDWIGQDIGTAMGGAPLDVTVSDDPLEVIAKAHAVIDFTAPAATVEFAGLAAQARCVHVIGTTGMTDEDLAKLKPAARHATIIRAGNMSLGVNLLVQLTKQVAAALDEDFDIEVIEAHHNQKVDAPSGTALMLGEAAAEGRGVSLDAVSDRGRDGMTGKRERGHIGFHAIRGGDIVGEHDVLFAAAGERITLRHVASDRAVFARGALKAALWGQGRKPGEYDMLDVLGLRKD from the coding sequence ATGAGCGATGTGCCGGGCATAGTGGTGACGGGCGCCTCGGGCCGGATGGGCCAGATGCTGATCCGCACCGTGATGGAAAGCGACCGGGCCAAGCTGGTCGGCGTGGTCGAACGCGAAGGGCATGACTGGATCGGGCAGGATATCGGCACCGCCATGGGTGGCGCGCCTTTGGACGTCACTGTCAGCGACGATCCGCTCGAGGTGATCGCAAAGGCCCATGCCGTCATCGATTTCACCGCGCCCGCGGCCACCGTCGAGTTCGCCGGGCTGGCTGCACAGGCGCGCTGCGTCCATGTCATCGGCACCACCGGCATGACCGACGAAGACCTTGCCAAGCTCAAACCCGCCGCGCGCCATGCCACCATCATCCGCGCCGGCAACATGAGCCTCGGCGTCAACCTTCTGGTGCAGCTGACCAAACAGGTCGCCGCCGCGCTGGACGAGGATTTCGACATCGAGGTGATCGAAGCGCACCACAACCAGAAGGTCGACGCCCCTTCCGGCACCGCCCTGATGCTGGGCGAGGCCGCCGCCGAAGGGCGGGGCGTGTCACTGGACGCAGTTTCCGACCGGGGCCGCGACGGCATGACCGGCAAGCGCGAGCGTGGGCATATCGGCTTTCACGCCATCCGCGGCGGCGACATCGTGGGCGAGCATGACGTGCTTTTCGCGGCGGCGGGCGAGCGGATCACCCTGCGCCACGTGGCCTCGGACAGGGCGGTCTTTGCCCGTGGCGCACTCAAGGCGGCGCTTTGGGGGCAGGGCCGGAAACCGGGCGAATACGACATGCTCGACGTGCTGGGATTGCGGAAAGACTGA
- a CDS encoding DUF1674 domain-containing protein, which produces MDPEKKDLPLAAQRALAEAEERRKKAGELEMPKELGGRKGPEPVRYGDWEKKGLAIDF; this is translated from the coding sequence ATGGATCCCGAGAAGAAAGACCTGCCCCTCGCAGCGCAACGCGCACTGGCCGAGGCCGAGGAGCGGCGGAAGAAGGCTGGCGAGCTGGAGATGCCGAAGGAGCTCGGCGGCCGCAAGGGGCCGGAGCCTGTGCGCTATGGCGACTGGGAGAAGAAGGGCTTGGCGATCGACTTCTGA
- a CDS encoding RsmB/NOP family class I SAM-dependent RNA methyltransferase: MSPKPSSPRAAAVSLLDEIMGEGQLMSDLTERKAFQRLAAQDRAAAQRLATQTLRGLERADRILDRHLRKRLPLGIKNILRLGTVELCLGGDAHGVVNELVALAPPPKGRGNYRGLINAVLRKVAEDDVRRWNDLRIPRLPGWLRDPLVEAWGKGAINAMEKAHFTGAPLDLTAKGDAAELAGKVGGTVLPTGSVRVENAGQVSRMEGYEQGAWWVQDAAAALPARLLAAQPGERVLDLCAAPGGKTLQLSAAGAEVTALDISERRMARVKDNLERTGLTASMIVGDALEHEAEPYDAILLDAPCSATGTIRRHPDLPFAKDGSEFGDLIGLQAQMIDHALTLLKPGGRLVFCTCSLLPDEGECQVEEALLRHEGLTVDRTALNHPGIDEKWITEEGGLRLRPDYWPELGGMDGFYIAVLRKP, translated from the coding sequence ATGTCACCCAAACCCAGCTCCCCCCGCGCCGCCGCGGTCAGCCTGCTTGACGAGATCATGGGCGAAGGCCAGCTGATGTCGGACCTGACCGAGCGCAAGGCCTTCCAGCGCCTCGCGGCCCAGGACCGGGCGGCGGCCCAGCGTCTTGCCACGCAAACCCTGCGCGGGTTGGAACGGGCCGACCGCATCCTCGACCGGCACCTGCGCAAGCGGCTGCCGCTTGGCATCAAGAACATCCTGCGGCTTGGCACGGTCGAGCTCTGCCTCGGCGGTGACGCGCATGGCGTGGTGAACGAGTTGGTCGCGCTGGCGCCTCCGCCCAAGGGCCGCGGCAACTATCGCGGCCTGATCAACGCGGTGCTGCGCAAGGTCGCCGAAGACGACGTGCGACGCTGGAACGACCTGCGCATTCCGCGCCTACCCGGCTGGTTGCGCGACCCGCTGGTAGAGGCCTGGGGCAAAGGCGCGATCAACGCGATGGAGAAGGCGCATTTCACCGGCGCACCGCTGGATCTCACCGCCAAGGGCGATGCCGCCGAGCTGGCGGGGAAAGTCGGCGGCACCGTGCTGCCCACCGGGTCGGTCCGCGTGGAAAACGCCGGCCAGGTCTCGCGCATGGAGGGTTACGAGCAGGGCGCATGGTGGGTGCAGGACGCCGCCGCCGCCCTGCCGGCAAGGCTGCTCGCCGCGCAGCCCGGCGAGCGGGTGCTCGACCTCTGCGCCGCGCCGGGCGGCAAGACCCTGCAACTCTCCGCCGCCGGGGCGGAGGTAACGGCCTTGGACATCTCCGAACGCCGCATGGCCCGCGTGAAGGACAACCTCGAGCGCACCGGCCTTACGGCCTCCATGATCGTCGGCGATGCGCTGGAGCATGAAGCCGAGCCCTACGACGCCATCCTCCTCGACGCGCCCTGTTCCGCCACCGGCACCATCCGCCGCCACCCGGATCTGCCCTTCGCCAAGGATGGCTCGGAATTCGGTGACCTCATCGGGCTTCAGGCCCAGATGATCGACCACGCCCTCACCCTTCTGAAACCCGGCGGGCGGCTGGTCTTCTGCACCTGCTCCCTGTTGCCGGACGAGGGCGAATGCCAGGTGGAAGAAGCGCTCTTGCGCCACGAAGGGCTGACCGTCGACCGCACCGCGCTGAACCACCCCGGGATCGACGAGAAATGGATCACCGAGGAAGGCGGCCTGCGCCTGCGGCCCGATTACTGGCCCGAGCTTGGCGGGATGGACGGCTTCTATATCGCCGTGCTGCGCAAACCCTAG
- the glp gene encoding molybdopterin-binding protein: MSHFDTVAVIDWSGGSDTGPRPRKDAIWMGVTRDGLDKAPIYIRNRMEAEAVIAGLMEQELEAGRRLFVGYDFPFGFPVGFAEGLTGRAGPFAVWDWLEERIEDSPRANNRFDVAAAINARFPGIGPFWFNGLKRDIPGLPRKDSRAGHGLPERRVAEQRTPGAFTCWQLGGAGAVGGQILTGLPVLNRLRRRLAPHVAVWPFEPLETPVAFVEIWPGLINKVVKQAEAAGGIRDAHQVRLLARAVAGLHPDDRDAMLTIEAPEEGWIMGLDHEDKLNRAAGETLKPPPLRDDCFALPAGVDWTPVDEALDLLRSRLQPVVGTTRRVLGEARGRVLAEAVVAKRANPPQANTAVDGYGFAHASLGEGDQVLPLVEGRSAAGKPFPGDVPEGSAVRVLTGAALPQGVDTVILQEDVRVGDGEIAFRGGLKARANTRKAGEDVAEGDTILTPGRVLTPADMALCAAVGIAEVVTYEPLTVAVISTGDELVEPGGEAGEGQIFDANRPMLTGLVEEFGYRALDLGRVPDSRDALRAALDRGAAEADVILTSGGASSGDEDHVSALLNEAGAMAEWRIALKPGRPLALGVWGGTPVFGLPGNPVAAMVCTLVFARPAMALMAGQGWVAPQGFDVPAGFSKSKKPGRREYLRARMRDGHAEVFKSEGSGRISGLSWAEGLVELPDGAAEIGPGDTVRYIPFGSFR, from the coding sequence GTGAGCCATTTCGACACCGTCGCCGTGATCGACTGGTCAGGCGGCAGCGACACCGGCCCGCGTCCGCGCAAGGATGCGATCTGGATGGGGGTGACGCGGGATGGTTTGGATAAGGCGCCGATCTACATACGTAATCGTATGGAAGCGGAAGCCGTCATTGCCGGATTGATGGAGCAGGAGCTGGAAGCGGGTCGGCGGCTGTTCGTGGGGTACGATTTTCCGTTCGGATTTCCCGTGGGCTTTGCCGAGGGCCTGACGGGCCGGGCCGGCCCGTTTGCCGTCTGGGATTGGCTGGAAGAGCGGATCGAGGACAGCCCGAGAGCGAACAACCGCTTCGACGTGGCGGCGGCGATCAATGCGCGGTTCCCCGGCATCGGCCCGTTCTGGTTCAACGGCCTCAAGCGCGACATTCCAGGCTTGCCGCGCAAGGACAGCCGGGCGGGCCACGGTCTGCCCGAGCGGCGCGTGGCGGAGCAGCGCACGCCGGGCGCCTTCACGTGCTGGCAGCTGGGCGGGGCCGGGGCCGTGGGCGGGCAGATTCTGACCGGATTGCCGGTGCTGAACCGCCTGCGCCGTCGCTTGGCACCGCATGTGGCGGTCTGGCCGTTCGAGCCATTGGAAACGCCTGTGGCCTTCGTGGAAATCTGGCCGGGGCTGATCAACAAGGTGGTCAAACAGGCCGAGGCGGCGGGTGGTATTCGCGATGCGCACCAGGTTCGGTTGCTGGCGCGGGCCGTGGCGGGTTTGCACCCGGACGACCGCGATGCCATGTTAACCATCGAGGCGCCGGAAGAGGGCTGGATCATGGGACTGGACCACGAAGACAAGCTCAACCGCGCGGCGGGCGAAACGCTGAAGCCGCCGCCGCTGCGCGACGATTGCTTTGCCCTGCCCGCCGGGGTTGACTGGACGCCGGTGGACGAAGCGCTCGACCTTTTGCGCAGCCGGTTGCAGCCGGTGGTAGGCACGACGCGCCGGGTGTTGGGCGAGGCCCGCGGCCGGGTGCTGGCCGAAGCCGTGGTGGCCAAGCGCGCCAACCCGCCGCAGGCCAATACCGCGGTCGATGGCTACGGGTTCGCCCATGCGTCGCTTGGCGAGGGCGACCAGGTGCTGCCGCTGGTCGAGGGGCGGTCTGCCGCGGGCAAGCCGTTCCCGGGCGACGTGCCCGAGGGGTCTGCCGTGCGCGTATTGACCGGCGCGGCGCTGCCCCAGGGGGTCGATACCGTGATCCTTCAGGAAGACGTGCGGGTGGGGGATGGCGAGATTGCCTTTCGCGGCGGGCTGAAGGCGCGCGCGAATACCCGGAAGGCGGGGGAGGATGTGGCCGAAGGTGACACGATCCTGACGCCGGGACGCGTGCTGACGCCGGCTGACATGGCGCTTTGCGCGGCGGTGGGGATTGCGGAGGTCGTGACATACGAGCCACTGACCGTGGCGGTGATCTCGACCGGCGACGAGCTGGTCGAGCCCGGTGGCGAGGCGGGCGAGGGGCAGATCTTTGACGCGAACCGCCCGATGCTGACAGGTTTGGTGGAAGAGTTCGGCTATCGCGCGCTCGATCTGGGCCGGGTGCCCGACAGTCGCGATGCGTTGCGCGCCGCGCTGGACAGGGGCGCGGCGGAGGCGGACGTGATCCTGACGTCAGGCGGGGCGTCGTCGGGTGACGAAGACCACGTGTCGGCCCTGCTGAACGAGGCGGGCGCGATGGCCGAATGGCGGATCGCGCTGAAGCCCGGCCGCCCGCTGGCGCTGGGGGTCTGGGGTGGCACGCCGGTGTTCGGCCTGCCGGGCAACCCGGTGGCGGCGATGGTCTGCACGCTGGTCTTTGCGCGCCCGGCGATGGCATTGATGGCCGGGCAGGGCTGGGTCGCGCCGCAGGGGTTCGACGTGCCGGCGGGGTTCTCGAAGTCGAAAAAACCGGGGCGGCGGGAATACCTGCGCGCCCGGATGCGCGATGGCCATGCAGAGGTGTTCAAGTCGGAAGGCTCGGGCCGGATCAGCGGGTTGAGCTGGGCAGAAGGACTGGTGGAATTGCCCGATGGCGCGGCCGAGATCGGCCCCGGTGACACGGTGCGCTATATCCCGTTCGGCAGCTTCCGCTAG
- the mobB gene encoding molybdopterin-guanine dinucleotide biosynthesis protein B yields MRLYGVVGWKNAGKTGLMERLVTEVTGRGFSVSTVKHAHHTFDVDQPGKDSHRHRVAGATEVLLASRKRIALMHELRDEKEPTLEELLQRLGPVDLVLVEGYKRDAHPKVEAHRAETGNPLIATDDPTVRAVASDTALDLDRPVFDLNDTGAIADFILREVGL; encoded by the coding sequence ATGAGGCTTTACGGCGTCGTCGGCTGGAAGAATGCCGGCAAGACCGGGTTGATGGAGCGGCTGGTGACCGAGGTCACCGGGCGGGGATTTTCCGTTTCCACGGTCAAACACGCGCATCACACGTTCGACGTGGATCAGCCCGGCAAGGACAGCCATCGCCACCGGGTTGCCGGGGCGACCGAGGTGCTGCTGGCCTCGCGCAAGCGCATCGCGCTGATGCACGAGCTGCGCGACGAAAAGGAGCCGACGCTGGAGGAGCTGTTGCAGCGGCTTGGGCCGGTCGACCTCGTGTTGGTCGAAGGCTACAAGCGCGATGCGCACCCCAAGGTCGAGGCGCACCGGGCCGAGACGGGCAACCCGCTTATTGCGACCGATGACCCGACGGTGCGGGCCGTGGCCTCCGACACGGCGCTCGATCTTGACCGGCCGGTCTTCGACCTGAACGACACGGGCGCCATCGCCGATTTCATCCTGCGCGAGGTTGGCTTGTGA
- the mobA gene encoding molybdenum cofactor guanylyltransferase MobA has translation MKQPLGVILAGGKATRMGGGDKGLLPLSEGTILDQVIARLSPQVAGMAINANGEAERFAALGLPVLPDSIADYPGPLAGVLAGLDWAAGQGAESVVSVAADTPFFPHDLVSRLQVAAKDMEQPLALAATPDGRQPTFGLWPVALRDDLRAALQDGLRKVVMWTDRHDGREALFDEAGEPFFNVNTPEDLDKAQAMAGGQA, from the coding sequence ATGAAACAGCCACTGGGCGTGATACTGGCCGGGGGCAAGGCCACCCGGATGGGCGGGGGCGACAAGGGACTTTTGCCTTTGAGCGAGGGTACGATTCTCGATCAGGTGATTGCCCGGCTGTCGCCGCAGGTGGCCGGCATGGCGATCAATGCGAATGGCGAGGCGGAGAGGTTCGCGGCGCTCGGCCTGCCCGTGCTGCCGGACAGCATTGCCGATTATCCCGGCCCGCTGGCCGGGGTTCTGGCGGGGCTCGACTGGGCCGCCGGGCAGGGGGCGGAGAGCGTTGTCAGCGTGGCGGCCGATACGCCGTTCTTTCCGCACGACCTTGTTTCGCGTCTGCAAGTCGCGGCGAAGGACATGGAGCAACCGCTCGCATTGGCCGCGACGCCCGATGGGCGGCAGCCGACCTTCGGTCTCTGGCCCGTGGCGCTGCGCGACGATCTGCGGGCGGCTTTGCAGGACGGGCTGCGCAAGGTGGTGATGTGGACCGACCGGCATGACGGCCGCGAGGCGCTGTTCGACGAGGCGGGCGAGCCGTTCTTCAACGTGAACACGCCCGAGGATCTCGACAAGGCACAAGCAATGGCCGGGGGGCAGGCATGA
- the fdhD gene encoding formate dehydrogenase accessory sulfurtransferase FdhD, giving the protein MPVTDDLPAYIIAPDPGAPRLTRKVEGVDHAGQPAEIAVVEERPLTIFLNGQEIVTAMTIGDYPEYLALGFLRNQGMLAADETVTGVDFDEDLETVVVRTDGQTNYEEKLKKKTRTSGCAVGTVFGDMMEGLEQVRLPDLKVKTSDLYRLASVINRTPSLYLEAGAIHGTVLCRGGEPLVYMEDVGRHNAVDKIAGWMFSEGVSADDKLLYTTGRLTSEMVIKTALMGIPALASRSGFTAWGVEIAREVGLTLVGRMRGKRFVCLAGEERLVRDVDPDSVPDEDKKHRRKSAGA; this is encoded by the coding sequence TTGCCCGTGACCGACGATCTTCCGGCCTACATCATCGCGCCCGACCCGGGCGCCCCGCGGCTGACGCGCAAGGTGGAGGGGGTCGACCATGCCGGCCAGCCCGCCGAAATCGCGGTGGTCGAGGAGCGGCCCCTTACGATTTTCCTGAACGGGCAGGAGATCGTCACCGCGATGACGATCGGCGATTACCCGGAATACCTTGCACTGGGGTTCCTGCGGAACCAGGGGATGCTTGCCGCCGACGAGACGGTGACCGGTGTCGATTTCGACGAAGATCTCGAAACCGTCGTCGTGCGCACCGACGGGCAGACCAATTACGAAGAGAAGCTGAAGAAGAAGACGCGCACCAGCGGCTGTGCCGTGGGCACGGTCTTCGGCGACATGATGGAGGGCCTGGAGCAGGTGCGCCTGCCGGACCTGAAGGTGAAGACCTCCGATCTTTACCGACTGGCGTCTGTGATCAACCGGACGCCCTCTCTGTATCTCGAAGCGGGGGCCATTCACGGCACGGTGCTTTGCCGGGGCGGCGAGCCGCTGGTCTACATGGAGGATGTCGGGCGGCACAACGCGGTCGACAAGATCGCGGGCTGGATGTTCTCGGAAGGGGTGAGCGCGGACGACAAGCTGCTTTACACCACCGGGCGGCTGACGTCGGAGATGGTAATCAAGACGGCGCTGATGGGTATTCCGGCGCTGGCGTCGCGGTCGGGCTTCACGGCCTGGGGCGTGGAGATTGCGCGCGAAGTGGGCCTGACGCTGGTCGGCCGGATGCGGGGCAAAAGGTTCGTGTGCCTGGCGGGCGAAGAGCGGTTGGTAAGGGACGTGGACCCCGACAGCGTGCCGGACGAGGACAAGAAACACCGCCGCAAGAGTGCCGGCGCATGA